A region from the Nostoc sp. HK-01 genome encodes:
- a CDS encoding ribosomal protein S7 — protein MSRRGVVQRRPVPPDSVYNSRLVSMMIRRIMRHGKKSLAARIVYEALKTIEERTGNAALETFERAVRNATPLVEVKARRVGGATYQVPMEVRSERGTTLALRWLVQFSRSRPGRTMAGKLANELMDAANESGNAIRKREETHRMAEANKAFAHYRY, from the coding sequence ATGTCTCGTCGTGGTGTAGTTCAAAGGCGGCCAGTTCCGCCTGACTCAGTTTATAATAGTCGTCTGGTGAGCATGATGATTCGCCGGATCATGCGTCACGGAAAAAAATCACTAGCTGCACGTATAGTTTATGAAGCTTTAAAAACTATTGAAGAACGCACTGGTAATGCTGCGTTAGAAACCTTTGAAAGAGCAGTGCGTAATGCCACACCATTGGTAGAAGTGAAAGCTCGTCGTGTTGGTGGTGCAACTTACCAAGTCCCAATGGAAGTACGCTCAGAACGCGGTACCACCCTAGCACTACGTTGGCTAGTGCAATTTTCTCGGTCAAGGCCAGGGCGCACAATGGCTGGCAAATTAGCCAATGAATTAATGGATGCAGCCAACGAAAGTGGTAATGCGATCCGTAAGCGGGAAGAAACGCACCGGATGGCAGAAGCTAACAAAGCCTTTGCCCACTATCGTTACTAA
- the rpsL gene encoding 30S ribosomal protein S12: protein MPTIQQLIRSEREKARQKTKSPALKQCPQRRGVCTRVYTTTPKKPNSALRKVARVRLTSGFEVTAYIPGIGHNLQEHSVVMIRGGRVKDLPGVRYHIIRGTLDTAGVKDRKQGRSKYGTKRPKAAKK from the coding sequence ATGCCAACCATACAGCAACTAATACGTAGCGAACGCGAAAAAGCGCGTCAGAAAACCAAGTCTCCAGCTCTCAAGCAATGCCCGCAACGCCGCGGCGTTTGTACCAGAGTCTACACAACAACACCTAAAAAGCCTAACTCAGCCCTACGCAAGGTAGCAAGGGTAAGGCTGACATCCGGGTTTGAGGTGACAGCCTACATTCCAGGGATTGGTCATAACTTACAAGAACACTCCGTAGTCATGATTCGTGGCGGTCGGGTTAAGGATTTGCCAGGGGTAAGATACCATATTATCCGTGGCACCTTAGATACAGCGGGCGTTAAAGACCGCAAACAAGGACGTTCCAAGTATGGAACCAAGCGCCCGAAAGCAGCCAAAAAATAA
- a CDS encoding HesB/YadR/YfhF-family protein, which yields MIQLSQAAKIEIERLKSKQQPNILVRLAVKPGGCSDLFYDMSFDEILQEGDHTFEVSGLQILIDNQSLQYVNGLVLDYSEDLMGGGFRFHNPQAVTTCSCGNSFSITQDFIVHS from the coding sequence ATGATTCAACTGAGTCAAGCAGCAAAAATTGAAATTGAACGATTAAAGTCAAAGCAACAGCCCAATATCTTGGTCAGGTTAGCTGTTAAACCGGGGGGATGCTCTGATTTATTTTACGATATGTCGTTTGATGAGATTCTCCAAGAAGGCGATCACACTTTTGAAGTGAGTGGTCTGCAAATTCTTATAGATAACCAAAGCCTACAATATGTTAATGGGTTAGTATTAGATTATTCTGAAGATTTAATGGGTGGAGGCTTTCGTTTCCACAACCCTCAAGCAGTTACCACCTGTAGTTGTGGTAATTCATTCTCGATTACACAAGATTTCATCGTCCATAGTTAA
- a CDS encoding mannose-6-phosphate isomerase type II — protein MSPNEVTMAQYQETAPTKTLPLPAAIANRGVAATELRPWGSFTILEEGRGYKIKRIEVKPGHRLSLQMHHHRSEHWIVVSGTARVTCGDQEILLGNNQSTYVPQCTSHRLENPGVIPLVLIEVQNGEYLGEDDIIRYQDDYARTEN, from the coding sequence ATGTCTCCAAACGAGGTAACTATGGCTCAATATCAAGAAACCGCACCAACTAAGACTTTACCCCTACCTGCGGCGATCGCGAATCGCGGTGTTGCAGCAACTGAATTGCGCCCTTGGGGTTCTTTTACTATTTTGGAAGAAGGGCGTGGATATAAAATTAAACGCATTGAAGTGAAGCCTGGACACCGCCTCAGCCTGCAAATGCACCATCATCGCAGTGAACATTGGATTGTTGTCTCTGGTACAGCCAGAGTAACCTGTGGCGATCAAGAAATATTATTGGGTAATAATCAGTCAACTTATGTACCTCAATGTACATCCCATCGTCTCGAAAATCCTGGAGTGATTCCTTTAGTACTAATTGAGGTACAAAATGGCGAATATTTAGGTGAAGATGATATTATTCGCTACCAAGATGATTATGCGCGGACAGAAAACTAG